A genomic region of Nymphaea colorata isolate Beijing-Zhang1983 chromosome 2, ASM883128v2, whole genome shotgun sequence contains the following coding sequences:
- the LOC116248786 gene encoding axial regulator YABBY 4 isoform X2: MSQLLDLTEQLCYVQCSFCDTILLVSVPCSSLLKVVPVRCGHCSNLFSVNMLKASFLPLQLLASINNETKQENFQNAPAKIGDTSFMESFCEEERKPAFTVNKPPEKRHRAPSAYNRFIKEEIQRLKTSEPSISHREAFSTAAKNWAHLPRIQHKPDAESGSQRQSNKGKDKHVDREVVQHQPPNFRNFSCK, translated from the exons ATGTCTCAACTTCTTGATCTTACAGAGCAACTCTGCTATGTGCAGTGCAGTTTCTGTGATACCATCTTgctg GTAAGTGTCCCTTGCAGTAGCTTGCTGAAAGTGGTGCCTGTCAGATGTGGCCATTGTAGCAACCTCTTTTCAGTCAACATGCTGAAGGCTTCTTTTCTTCCACTTCAGCTTCTTGCTTCAATCAACAATGAG ACAAAGCAGGAAAATTTCCAAAATGCGCCTGCGAAGATTGGAGATACATCCTTCATGGAATCATTCtgtgaggaagaaagaaaacctgCATTTACTGTAAATAAAC CTCCAGAGAAGAGACACAGAGCTCCTTCTGCTTACAACCGGTTCATAAA GGAAGAGATCCAGAGGCTCAAGACCAGTGAGCCAAGCATCAGCCACAGGGAGGCATTCAGCACTGCCGCTAAAAAT TGGGCACATTTACCTCGAATTCAGCATAAACCAGATGCGGAAAGTGGCAGCCAGAGACAGAGCAACAAAGGCAAAGACAAGCATGTTGACCGCGAGGTGGTACAACACCAACCTCCAAACTTCAGAAATTTCTCCTGTAAATAG
- the LOC116248786 gene encoding axial regulator YABBY 5 isoform X1 yields the protein MSQLLDLTEQLCYVQCSFCDTILLVSVPCSSLLKVVPVRCGHCSNLFSVNMLKASFLPLQLLASINNETKQENFQNAPAKIGDTSFMESFCEEERKPAFTVNKPPEKRHRAPSAYNRFIKEEIQRLKTSEPSISHREAFSTAAKNWAHLPRIQHKPDAESGSQRQSNKGKDKHVDREDKEGNQNFQQRKVSQSFFTEIPSQ from the exons ATGTCTCAACTTCTTGATCTTACAGAGCAACTCTGCTATGTGCAGTGCAGTTTCTGTGATACCATCTTgctg GTAAGTGTCCCTTGCAGTAGCTTGCTGAAAGTGGTGCCTGTCAGATGTGGCCATTGTAGCAACCTCTTTTCAGTCAACATGCTGAAGGCTTCTTTTCTTCCACTTCAGCTTCTTGCTTCAATCAACAATGAG ACAAAGCAGGAAAATTTCCAAAATGCGCCTGCGAAGATTGGAGATACATCCTTCATGGAATCATTCtgtgaggaagaaagaaaacctgCATTTACTGTAAATAAAC CTCCAGAGAAGAGACACAGAGCTCCTTCTGCTTACAACCGGTTCATAAA GGAAGAGATCCAGAGGCTCAAGACCAGTGAGCCAAGCATCAGCCACAGGGAGGCATTCAGCACTGCCGCTAAAAAT TGGGCACATTTACCTCGAATTCAGCATAAACCAGATGCGGAAAGTGGCAGCCAGAGACAGAGCAACAAAGGCAAAGACAAGCATGTTGACCGCGAG GATAAAGAAGGAAACCAAAATTTCCAGCAGAGAAAGGTGTCGCAATCCTTCTTTACGGAAATACCCTCCCAATGA